One stretch of Saccharomonospora xinjiangensis XJ-54 DNA includes these proteins:
- a CDS encoding aldose 1-epimerase family protein translates to MANPTGEQFELTRGGARAVVTEIGAGLRAFEINKVPYLETFDAEEAPPKAAGQVLLPWPNRTKGARWTYEGEPQELEVTEEARGNAIHGLVRRKEWELLEHGEWFIRLAVEVGAEAGWPVPLHAEITYELAPRGLTVTHEVRNEGDKPVGFGVGTHPYLRIGDVPTDDLTLTLAASRVRPHVADEQLPFGEETDVEGTDHDLRGGRIVGGLDLDTAFGGLVPYDDGRYHHLLSHHDTTLDLWTDTDFGWVQVFTPSDYPGRGRAIAIEPMTCPADALNSGTDLIDLEPGASWRASWGIAVHIR, encoded by the coding sequence ATGGCGAATCCGACGGGGGAACAGTTCGAGCTGACGAGGGGCGGCGCTCGCGCCGTCGTCACCGAGATCGGCGCCGGACTGCGGGCTTTCGAGATCAACAAAGTTCCTTACCTTGAGACGTTCGACGCGGAGGAGGCGCCACCGAAGGCGGCGGGCCAGGTGTTGCTGCCGTGGCCCAACCGCACCAAGGGCGCGCGCTGGACCTACGAGGGCGAGCCGCAGGAACTGGAGGTCACCGAGGAGGCGAGGGGTAACGCCATCCACGGTCTCGTTCGCCGCAAGGAATGGGAGCTGCTGGAACACGGTGAGTGGTTCATCCGGCTCGCCGTGGAGGTCGGGGCGGAGGCGGGATGGCCGGTCCCGCTGCACGCGGAGATCACCTACGAACTCGCCCCTCGCGGGCTCACCGTCACACACGAGGTACGCAACGAGGGGGACAAGCCGGTCGGCTTCGGAGTTGGCACGCACCCCTACCTGCGGATCGGCGATGTGCCCACCGACGACCTCACGCTGACGCTCGCGGCGTCGCGCGTGCGCCCCCACGTCGCCGACGAGCAGTTGCCCTTCGGTGAGGAGACCGACGTCGAGGGCACCGACCACGACCTGCGGGGCGGTCGCATCGTGGGCGGCCTCGACCTCGACACGGCGTTCGGCGGGCTCGTGCCCTACGACGACGGCAGGTACCACCACCTGCTGTCCCACCACGACACCACGCTCGACCTGTGGACCGACACCGACTTCGGCTGGGTGCAGGTGTTCACGCCGTCCGACTATCCGGGGCGGGGAAGGGCGATCGCGATCGAGCCGATGACGTGTCCCGCCGACGCGCTGAACTCGGGAACCGACCTCATCGATCTCGAACCCGGGGCTTCCTGGCGTGCCTCGTGGGGCATCGCCGTCCACATTCGTTAG
- a CDS encoding amidohydrolase produces MTTAIIGGYVVPVEGQPIDGGTVLLENGKILAVGTQAEVDVPDGAELVDASGSWVLPGFIDAHAHLGVHEDGEGWSGNDTNEMTDPNGARFRALDGIDPYEVGFDDALSGGVTSVVIKPGSGNPIGGQTVGVKTWGRTVLDMVFAEHVSVKSALGENPKRVYGDKDKTPSTRLGVAAVLREAFTKARNYAAQRDAAAAEGKPFEVDLTLETLTRVLDGELYWDQHTHRADDIVTAVRIAEEFGYKLVVNHGTEGYLIADFLAERNVPVILGPLFTSRSKVELRHRTLRSAGILARAGVQLAITTDHPVVPINFLVYQAALAVKDGLDPETALRALTVNPARILGLDDRVGALKPGLDADVAIWSGDPLDVMNRALRVFVRGREVYHYDEAAGEGVVADRRYRE; encoded by the coding sequence ATGACGACTGCGATCATTGGTGGCTACGTTGTCCCCGTCGAGGGGCAGCCCATCGACGGCGGCACGGTACTCCTGGAGAACGGCAAGATCCTCGCTGTCGGCACGCAGGCCGAGGTCGATGTGCCGGACGGGGCGGAACTCGTCGATGCCTCCGGCTCCTGGGTCCTGCCCGGCTTCATCGACGCGCACGCCCACCTCGGTGTCCACGAGGACGGCGAGGGCTGGTCGGGCAACGACACCAACGAGATGACCGACCCGAACGGCGCCCGTTTCAGGGCTCTCGACGGCATCGACCCCTACGAGGTGGGGTTCGACGACGCGCTCTCGGGCGGTGTCACCAGCGTGGTGATCAAGCCTGGCTCCGGCAACCCCATCGGCGGCCAGACGGTGGGCGTGAAGACCTGGGGCCGCACGGTGCTCGACATGGTGTTCGCCGAGCACGTCAGCGTGAAGAGCGCGCTCGGGGAGAACCCCAAGCGCGTCTACGGTGACAAGGACAAGACGCCATCCACCCGGCTCGGTGTCGCCGCGGTGCTGCGGGAGGCGTTCACCAAGGCCCGTAACTACGCGGCCCAGCGCGACGCCGCCGCAGCCGAGGGCAAGCCGTTCGAGGTGGACCTGACGTTGGAGACGTTGACGCGCGTCCTCGACGGCGAGCTGTACTGGGACCAGCACACGCACCGCGCCGACGACATCGTGACGGCGGTGCGGATCGCCGAGGAGTTCGGCTACAAGCTCGTCGTGAACCACGGCACCGAGGGCTACCTCATCGCCGACTTCCTCGCGGAGCGGAACGTCCCGGTGATCCTCGGGCCGCTGTTCACCAGCCGGAGCAAGGTCGAGCTGCGCCACCGTACGCTGCGGTCGGCAGGCATCCTCGCCCGCGCCGGTGTGCAGCTGGCGATCACCACGGACCACCCGGTCGTCCCGATCAACTTCCTCGTCTACCAGGCCGCACTCGCCGTCAAGGACGGGCTCGACCCGGAGACGGCCCTGCGGGCGCTGACGGTCAACCCGGCCAGGATCCTCGGTCTCGACGACCGCGTCGGCGCACTCAAGCCCGGCCTCGACGCCGATGTCGCGATCTGGTCGGGCGACCCGCTCGACGTGATGAACCGCGCCCTGCGCGTGTTCGTGCGGGGCCGCGAGGTGTACCACTACGACGAGGCGGCAGGCGAGGGTGTGGTCGCCGACCGCCGCTATCGCGAGTGA
- a CDS encoding acyl-CoA dehydrogenase family protein, with product MPTTPTTPAGSTRPTGSTVQRLLPDTESEDLLALAREIARDELAPLAAEYEEKETFPREQFRILGRAGLLGLPYSQRWGGGEVPYEVYLQVLEEIARAWMSVGVGLSVHTMSCYALAEFGTDSQRDRWLPAMLEGELLGAYALSEPHAGSDAAALSTRARRDGDAYVVNGVKAWTTHGGHADYYTTMVRTSDDGGRGVSCLLVDGDTPGLTAAPPERKMGLTGSTTAQMIFEDARVGADRLIGDEGQGLKIALSSLASGRLGIAACSVGLAQAALDEAVAYAKQRTQFGKPIIDFQGLEFLLADMAAAVDSARATYLDAARRRDRGMPFTRQSSVAKLVATDAAMKVTTDAVQVLGGAGYTRDFPVERYLREAKVPQIFEGTNQIQRMVIARELRKA from the coding sequence ATGCCCACGACGCCCACGACACCCGCAGGGTCCACAAGGCCCACCGGGTCCACCGTGCAGCGCCTGCTCCCTGACACCGAGTCCGAGGACCTGCTGGCACTCGCCCGCGAGATCGCGCGCGACGAGCTGGCGCCGCTGGCCGCCGAGTACGAGGAGAAGGAGACCTTCCCCCGCGAACAGTTCCGCATCCTGGGCAGAGCGGGGCTGCTCGGACTGCCGTACTCGCAGCGGTGGGGTGGCGGCGAGGTGCCGTACGAGGTGTACCTCCAGGTACTCGAGGAGATCGCCAGAGCCTGGATGTCGGTCGGCGTCGGCCTTTCCGTGCACACGATGTCGTGCTACGCGCTCGCCGAGTTCGGCACCGACTCGCAGCGCGACCGCTGGCTGCCCGCGATGCTGGAGGGTGAGTTGCTCGGCGCGTACGCGCTGTCGGAGCCCCACGCCGGGTCGGACGCAGCCGCGCTCTCGACACGGGCGCGTCGCGACGGCGACGCCTACGTCGTCAACGGGGTCAAGGCGTGGACCACGCACGGCGGCCACGCCGACTACTACACGACGATGGTGCGCACGTCCGACGACGGCGGCCGGGGTGTCAGCTGCCTGCTCGTCGATGGCGACACGCCGGGGCTCACGGCAGCGCCGCCGGAGCGGAAGATGGGGCTCACCGGCTCCACCACAGCCCAAATGATCTTCGAGGACGCCCGCGTTGGCGCCGACCGCCTGATCGGCGACGAAGGGCAGGGCCTGAAAATCGCGCTGTCGTCACTCGCCTCCGGCAGGCTCGGCATCGCGGCCTGCTCGGTCGGGCTCGCACAGGCCGCCCTCGACGAGGCCGTCGCCTACGCGAAGCAGCGCACCCAATTCGGCAAGCCGATCATCGACTTCCAGGGGCTCGAATTCCTGCTCGCCGACATGGCCGCAGCCGTGGACTCCGCGCGGGCTACGTACCTCGACGCCGCGCGCCGCCGCGACAGGGGAATGCCGTTCACCCGGCAGTCGTCGGTGGCGAAACTCGTCGCCACCGACGCCGCCATGAAGGTGACCACCGACGCCGTCCAGGTGCTCGGCGGCGCCGGGTACACGCGCGACTTCCCCGTCGAGCGCTACCTGCGCGAGGCGAAGGTGCCCCAGATCTTCGAGGGCACCAACCAGATCCAGCGCATGGTGATAGCACGGGAACTGCGCAAGGCGTGA
- a CDS encoding TetR/AcrR family transcriptional regulator yields MRPSGPRTRRQRVLLAELEELFLAEGFVSFTLDDLAAKLRCSKTTLYALAPSKEQLAAKVVAHFFKGAAERIEEQVAGLDDAATAVRTYLAGVSAELDRASAAFMADVAAFEPARAVYAFNSEAAARRIRQFIADGVEQGVFRDSHADAIAEMAGILVESIQSGVVGSKARTTDAEAFEALAELLLNGLRGGLPG; encoded by the coding sequence ATGCGTCCCAGCGGCCCCCGAACCCGACGGCAGCGTGTGTTGCTCGCCGAACTGGAGGAGTTGTTCCTGGCCGAGGGTTTCGTCTCCTTCACCCTGGACGACCTCGCGGCCAAGCTGCGGTGTTCGAAGACCACGCTGTACGCGCTGGCGCCGAGCAAGGAACAACTCGCGGCCAAGGTCGTCGCCCACTTCTTCAAGGGCGCGGCGGAGCGCATCGAGGAGCAGGTGGCGGGTCTCGACGACGCCGCCACGGCCGTGCGCACCTACCTGGCGGGCGTTTCGGCGGAACTGGACAGGGCGTCAGCGGCGTTCATGGCCGACGTCGCGGCATTCGAACCCGCTCGCGCGGTGTACGCGTTCAACTCAGAGGCGGCGGCGCGGCGCATCAGGCAGTTCATCGCCGACGGCGTCGAGCAGGGGGTGTTCCGCGACAGCCACGCGGACGCGATCGCCGAGATGGCGGGCATCCTCGTCGAGTCGATCCAGTCCGGCGTGGTCGGCTCGAAAGCCCGCACTACGGACGCCGAGGCGTTCGAGGCTCTTGCGGAGCTGCTGTTGAACGGGCTGCGCGGCGGCCTGCCCGGCTGA
- a CDS encoding carbohydrate kinase family protein, translating to MIVSGGEALVDLVPAGAEGDLLAPRLGGGPYNVAIAAARLGVPTAFLSRVSTDAFGDALVRRLQESGVDTSLVQRGAEPTTLAVVTLDDDSSARYSFYTDGTADRLVADPGPLPDDTAALSVGTLGMVLEPGARVYETVLRREHGRGVLTALDPNIRADMIPDPDAYRVRFASWLPSVHLLKLSLDDAGWLAGATDIDDVLTSARSWLDAGPRAVVLTKGADGVTLLTSSGAEVTVPGIAVEVVDTIGAGDTVQGAMLAWLVRHQVKDVSALSERECRDLLSFACRAAAVTVSRRGAEPPTERELQQCV from the coding sequence GTGATCGTGTCCGGTGGTGAAGCACTCGTTGACCTCGTCCCCGCAGGCGCTGAAGGTGACCTGCTGGCCCCTCGGCTCGGAGGTGGTCCGTACAACGTCGCCATCGCGGCGGCCCGGCTCGGCGTTCCAACGGCGTTCCTGTCGAGGGTGTCCACCGATGCCTTCGGCGACGCGCTCGTCCGCAGGCTCCAAGAGTCCGGTGTGGACACGTCGCTCGTGCAGCGGGGAGCCGAGCCGACCACGCTGGCCGTCGTCACGCTCGACGACGACTCCAGCGCGCGCTACAGCTTCTACACCGACGGCACGGCCGACCGGCTCGTCGCCGACCCCGGCCCGCTTCCCGACGACACGGCCGCGCTGTCGGTCGGCACACTCGGCATGGTGCTCGAACCGGGTGCGCGCGTGTACGAGACGGTGCTGCGCAGGGAACACGGGCGCGGCGTGCTGACCGCACTCGACCCGAACATCCGCGCCGACATGATCCCCGATCCCGACGCCTACCGGGTGCGGTTCGCCTCCTGGCTGCCGTCGGTGCACCTGCTCAAGCTGTCACTCGACGACGCGGGCTGGCTCGCCGGAGCAACGGACATCGACGACGTGCTCACCTCGGCGCGCTCGTGGCTCGACGCGGGGCCGCGTGCGGTGGTCCTGACCAAAGGAGCTGACGGCGTAACTCTCCTCACGTCCTCGGGTGCCGAGGTCACCGTGCCCGGGATCGCGGTCGAGGTGGTTGACACGATCGGCGCGGGCGACACGGTGCAGGGTGCCATGCTGGCGTGGCTGGTCCGTCACCAGGTGAAAGACGTTTCCGCGCTGTCCGAGCGCGAGTGCCGCGATCTGCTCTCGTTCGCCTGCCGTGCGGCGGCGGTCACAGTGTCGCGTCGCGGGGCGGAACCGCCGACCGAGCGGGAGTTGCAGCAGTGCGTGTGA
- a CDS encoding citrate synthase produces MSDATAAQTGGEKVQLRLPTGEHELNVVRAVEGAPGIELGKLLAKTGYITYDPGFVNTGATSSAITYIDGEQGILRYRGYPIEQLAQNSTFIEVSYLLIYGELPTKQQLDDFTSKINRHTLLHEDLKRFFDGFPRDAHPMPVLSSAVSALSTFYQDSLDPADTDNVELSTIRLLAKVPTIAAYAYKKSIGQPFLYPDNSLGLVENFLRLTFGLPAEPYEIDPTMAKALDLLFILHADHEQNCSTSTVRLVGSSEANLFASISAGIMALFGPLHGGANSAVLEMLEGIKADGGDVDTFVNRVKNKEKGVRLMGFGHRVYKNYDPRAKIIKQTADEILSKIAGGDELLDIAKRLEERALSDDYFVERKLYPNVDFYTGLIYRAMGFPTQFFTVLFALGRLPGWIAHWREMMTDPATKIGRPRQIYTGEKQRDYKPLSER; encoded by the coding sequence ATGTCCGACGCGACTGCGGCGCAGACCGGGGGCGAGAAGGTCCAACTCCGCCTGCCGACTGGCGAGCACGAGTTGAACGTCGTTCGCGCCGTGGAGGGCGCGCCAGGGATCGAGCTTGGCAAGTTGCTCGCCAAGACCGGGTACATCACCTACGATCCCGGCTTCGTCAACACCGGCGCCACGTCTTCGGCGATCACGTACATCGACGGTGAGCAAGGCATCCTGCGCTACCGCGGTTACCCCATCGAACAGCTCGCGCAGAACTCGACGTTCATCGAGGTCTCCTACCTGCTCATCTACGGTGAGCTGCCCACGAAGCAGCAGTTGGACGACTTCACCTCGAAGATCAACAGGCACACGCTGTTGCACGAGGATCTGAAGCGGTTCTTCGACGGCTTTCCGCGCGACGCGCACCCGATGCCGGTGCTGTCGAGCGCGGTGTCGGCGCTGTCCACCTTCTACCAGGACTCGCTCGACCCCGCCGACACCGACAACGTCGAACTCTCGACGATCCGGCTGCTCGCGAAGGTGCCCACCATCGCGGCCTACGCCTACAAGAAGTCGATCGGCCAGCCGTTCCTCTACCCGGACAACTCGCTCGGCCTCGTCGAGAACTTCCTGCGCCTGACGTTCGGGCTGCCTGCCGAGCCGTACGAGATCGACCCCACCATGGCGAAGGCGCTCGATCTCCTCTTCATCCTGCACGCCGACCACGAGCAGAACTGCTCGACGTCCACCGTCCGCCTCGTCGGCTCCTCGGAGGCGAACCTCTTCGCCAGCATCTCGGCTGGCATCATGGCGCTGTTCGGCCCGCTGCACGGTGGTGCCAACAGCGCGGTGCTGGAGATGCTGGAGGGCATCAAGGCCGACGGTGGCGACGTCGATACGTTCGTCAACCGCGTCAAGAACAAGGAGAAGGGTGTCCGCCTGATGGGCTTCGGGCACCGGGTCTACAAGAACTACGACCCGCGCGCGAAGATCATCAAGCAGACCGCAGACGAGATCCTCTCCAAGATCGCCGGTGGTGACGAGCTGCTCGACATCGCCAAGCGGCTGGAGGAGCGGGCGCTGTCGGACGACTACTTCGTCGAGCGCAAGCTCTACCCGAACGTCGATTTCTACACCGGTCTGATCTACCGGGCGATGGGCTTCCCGACGCAGTTCTTCACCGTGCTGTTCGCCCTCGGCCGCCTGCCCGGCTGGATCGCGCACTGGCGCGAGATGATGACCGACCCCGCCACCAAGATCGGCCGTCCTCGGCAGATCTACACCGGCGAGAAGCAGCGCGACTACAAGCCGCTGTCGGAGCGCTGA
- a CDS encoding alpha/beta hydrolase, producing MNTEQLRAADFGAVDSDAGAWLALADALSDSARQVGSEVLAAIRSGAWRGCSADKACDAISGNQEQLTRSADDIERVATALAKAADGWRGAQGRLRRACEQAPALGLRIAADGTAEPLPGRDAQPRDVQELSSLAKGALAEAKSIDAELAALLGEAGGQASTTGLGGASLTVPSGKTPDEIAAWWNGLSPAQRDELVKRQPEVIGRLDGVPAAYRHRANLAVLDEKIDDTTGAERQRLKEIRARIDASRSGSDAADDMYLLKLDTSGDGKIVVSIGNPDTADNVSVYVPGTTAALWGDLDTDLDRAKAMFDKASGNGGDVASVLWLDYDAPDSVLLHAPDPTYAEKGGPTLRSFVDSLKATHQDGVPHTTLVAHSYASLVVGEAAKQSPGMEADIVTVGGAGFGLDDTSGTDVEKALNLEGEVYSATGGTDVIRAAHGFEVHGDGPSELKGTEKLSVSPFTGHTGYWDDEKFLSDVSAVITGDKDDVSGPSGLQTFVDDVLTVDPGNDEWLGEVGKDVSAVIKGGVETVSSAGDKIGAVIDGGIDSAKQSLEKIF from the coding sequence GTGAACACCGAACAACTTCGTGCCGCCGACTTCGGCGCCGTTGACAGCGACGCAGGCGCCTGGCTGGCTCTCGCCGACGCGCTGTCGGACTCCGCGCGGCAGGTCGGCTCCGAGGTGCTCGCGGCCATCCGGAGTGGCGCCTGGCGAGGTTGCTCCGCCGACAAGGCGTGCGATGCGATCAGCGGCAACCAGGAACAACTGACCAGGTCTGCCGACGACATCGAGCGCGTCGCGACGGCGCTGGCGAAAGCGGCCGACGGCTGGCGAGGAGCGCAGGGCCGCCTACGCAGGGCCTGCGAGCAGGCGCCCGCGCTCGGGCTGCGCATCGCTGCTGACGGCACCGCCGAGCCGCTTCCCGGACGGGACGCGCAACCGCGGGACGTGCAGGAGCTGAGTTCCCTCGCCAAAGGGGCGCTCGCCGAGGCGAAGTCGATCGACGCCGAACTGGCCGCCCTCCTCGGCGAGGCAGGTGGCCAGGCGAGCACCACCGGGCTCGGCGGCGCGTCCCTCACCGTGCCGTCCGGCAAGACCCCCGACGAGATCGCGGCGTGGTGGAACGGACTGAGCCCCGCACAGCGCGACGAACTCGTCAAGCGGCAACCCGAAGTGATCGGCCGTCTCGACGGAGTGCCCGCCGCCTACCGCCACAGGGCCAACCTCGCCGTGCTCGACGAGAAGATCGACGACACCACCGGCGCCGAGCGGCAACGGCTGAAGGAGATCCGGGCCCGGATCGACGCCTCCCGCTCCGGCTCCGACGCCGCCGACGACATGTACCTGCTGAAACTCGACACCTCGGGCGACGGCAAGATCGTCGTATCCATCGGGAATCCCGACACCGCCGACAACGTGTCCGTCTACGTACCCGGCACCACCGCCGCGCTGTGGGGTGATCTCGACACCGATCTCGACCGCGCCAAGGCGATGTTCGACAAGGCGAGCGGCAACGGCGGCGACGTGGCCTCGGTGCTGTGGCTCGACTACGACGCCCCCGACAGCGTGCTGCTGCACGCGCCCGACCCCACCTACGCGGAGAAGGGCGGCCCCACGCTGAGGTCGTTCGTGGACAGTCTCAAAGCGACACACCAGGACGGGGTGCCGCACACGACGCTCGTGGCGCACTCCTACGCCTCCCTCGTGGTCGGCGAGGCGGCGAAGCAGTCGCCGGGAATGGAGGCCGACATCGTCACGGTGGGCGGCGCCGGGTTCGGCCTCGACGACACATCGGGAACCGACGTCGAGAAGGCGCTGAACCTCGAAGGTGAAGTCTACAGCGCCACGGGCGGGACGGACGTGATCCGCGCCGCCCACGGTTTCGAGGTACACGGTGACGGCCCCTCCGAACTGAAGGGAACGGAGAAGCTTTCGGTCTCCCCCTTCACGGGCCACACCGGCTATTGGGACGACGAGAAGTTCCTCTCCGACGTCTCCGCCGTGATCACCGGGGACAAGGACGACGTCTCGGGCCCATCCGGCCTGCAAACGTTCGTGGACGATGTCCTCACCGTGGACCCCGGCAACGACGAGTGGCTCGGCGAGGTCGGCAAGGACGTGTCCGCCGTGATCAAGGGCGGCGTCGAGACAGTCTCCAGCGCTGGAGACAAGATCGGCGCCGTCATCGACGGCGGTATCGACTCCGCGAAGCAAAGCCTGGAGAAGATTTTCTGA
- a CDS encoding type VII secretion target codes for MATTEVDSEALRAAARSASRTGEQLSESAAGCTLGCAANALAGFTSGPALAKAAESRKSGVRALSDELSSLGERLAQAADRYEATDTDAAGGLDRILALLKAGVTTR; via the coding sequence ATGGCCACCACGGAAGTGGACAGCGAGGCGTTGCGGGCGGCTGCACGGAGCGCGTCGCGGACAGGCGAGCAGCTCTCCGAGAGTGCGGCAGGTTGCACGCTCGGCTGCGCCGCGAACGCTCTCGCGGGTTTCACCTCGGGTCCGGCGCTGGCGAAGGCGGCGGAGTCGCGGAAAAGCGGCGTGCGGGCGCTTTCCGACGAGCTGAGCTCGCTCGGTGAGCGTCTGGCGCAGGCAGCGGATCGGTACGAGGCGACCGACACCGACGCGGCAGGGGGACTCGACCGCATTCTCGCCCTGCTCAAGGCCGGGGTGACGACGCGGTGA
- a CDS encoding LuxR C-terminal-related transcriptional regulator, with amino-acid sequence MLDCLGLDEQAERIYRLLLERPESDPSLLVENLGLSQTIVTAALTTLGELGLVERLPAGKVRPVHPAIAFPPLLAGARKALRAEEQRLHLAAAAAEELAAHAVRGAASATSDVQQNDGTAAALRCLEHITATAARRLDALAAAGPSPGITDPTDYTPIVEFAVSLAERGVHLRVIMLDSINYLTPLVAGAHRMRAAGVEIKTAPALPVWTLVVDGEYVVSAVDPDDHTRGSILVRTPGAVAAATDLFEHYWASATSLGGEEPGDGPAPLSRAQKQLLIMVANGSKDEAVARRFGVSTRTVRRMIAELYSLAGVSSRIQLVFRAAQLGWLDGSELDRV; translated from the coding sequence ATGCTGGACTGCCTTGGCCTTGACGAGCAGGCCGAACGGATCTATCGCCTGCTGCTCGAAAGGCCGGAGAGCGACCCCTCACTGCTCGTCGAGAACCTCGGGCTTTCGCAGACCATCGTCACGGCCGCGTTGACGACGCTGGGCGAACTCGGCCTCGTCGAACGACTTCCGGCCGGCAAGGTGCGGCCCGTGCATCCGGCCATCGCCTTTCCCCCTCTGCTGGCGGGCGCTCGAAAGGCTCTGCGGGCCGAGGAGCAACGCCTGCACCTGGCTGCGGCGGCGGCCGAGGAGCTGGCCGCGCACGCCGTCAGGGGCGCGGCGTCGGCCACATCGGACGTGCAGCAGAACGACGGCACCGCAGCGGCCCTGCGCTGCCTCGAACACATCACCGCCACCGCCGCGCGCAGACTGGACGCGCTGGCGGCGGCAGGACCGTCGCCGGGTATCACCGACCCCACCGACTACACGCCGATCGTGGAGTTCGCCGTGAGCCTCGCCGAACGTGGCGTGCACCTTCGCGTGATCATGCTCGACAGCATCAACTACCTCACGCCGCTGGTGGCGGGCGCTCACCGCATGCGCGCGGCCGGTGTCGAGATCAAGACCGCGCCCGCGCTGCCGGTCTGGACGCTCGTGGTCGATGGCGAGTACGTCGTCTCCGCCGTCGATCCCGACGACCACACGCGGGGCAGCATCCTCGTGCGCACGCCCGGCGCGGTGGCCGCCGCCACCGACCTCTTCGAGCACTACTGGGCCTCGGCCACCTCGCTCGGCGGCGAGGAGCCCGGCGATGGACCTGCACCCTTGAGCAGGGCACAGAAGCAGTTGCTGATCATGGTGGCCAATGGCAGCAAGGACGAGGCCGTCGCGCGCCGGTTCGGCGTGTCCACCCGCACGGTGCGACGCATGATCGCCGAACTGTACTCGCTGGCCGGCGTGTCCAGCCGCATCCAGCTCGTGTTCAGGGCGGCTCAGCTCGGCTGGCTCGACGGTTCCGAACTCGACCGCGTTTGA